A stretch of Gymnodinialimonas phycosphaerae DNA encodes these proteins:
- the tatB gene encoding Sec-independent protein translocase protein TatB: protein MPDIGGMELLVIGIVALIVVGPKDLPAMFKKLGQMVARVRAMGREFTNAMNAAADETGMTEMSRDLRAASKFTNPKAMAKDMMGDVMDDIDPSKYEEGSATRVIAEKKATAQAEAKALAAKAREARAAKAAEAAELSGEPEEAPATAEAPAAAADPVTTDPGPADVEAPAKAEPQASRP from the coding sequence ATGCCTGACATCGGCGGAATGGAGCTATTGGTTATCGGGATCGTGGCGTTGATCGTCGTGGGCCCGAAAGACCTGCCCGCAATGTTCAAGAAACTTGGACAGATGGTCGCCCGTGTGCGTGCCATGGGGCGGGAGTTCACCAATGCGATGAACGCCGCCGCCGACGAGACCGGCATGACCGAGATGTCCCGTGATTTGCGCGCGGCCTCGAAGTTCACCAACCCCAAGGCGATGGCGAAAGACATGATGGGCGATGTCATGGATGACATCGATCCATCGAAGTACGAAGAGGGCTCGGCCACGCGCGTGATCGCCGAGAAGAAAGCCACCGCTCAGGCCGAGGCGAAAGCCCTTGCCGCCAAGGCCCGTGAAGCCCGTGCCGCGAAAGCGGCGGAGGCAGCCGAGTTGAGCGGTGAGCCGGAAGAGGCTCCCGCCACAGCCGAGGCCCCTGCCGCCGCAGCAGATCCCGTCACCACAGATCCCGGCCCGGCGGACGTTGAAGCGCCCGCAAAGGCCGAGCCGCAGGCAAGCCGCCCATGA
- the tatC gene encoding twin-arginine translocase subunit TatC yields the protein MTQTDAQAQIGSNETEEEELEGSAAPLVEHLAELRTRLIRSVLAFVVGIILMFTVAEPILNFVSQPLADVLRARGEDARLIFTAPQEKFFVLIRISIIMGFAVSFPVIAHQLWRFVAPGLYKSEKGAILPFLVASPVLFTIGAAFAHYVVTPLAMNFFIGFSDAIPALANLIAGDGTFENPDNDGELQTIFLGSVKESLDLALKFIFAFGLCFQLPVLLTLMGKAGLVSAQGLADVRKWAVVGILTLAALVTPPDVITQVILFTVVYGLYEISIQLVRWVEHSRNKRLRAEGILDEGEEL from the coding sequence ATGACCCAGACCGATGCGCAGGCCCAGATCGGCTCCAATGAGACCGAGGAAGAAGAACTGGAAGGCAGCGCCGCCCCCCTTGTCGAGCATCTGGCCGAACTTCGCACGCGGCTGATCCGTTCCGTGCTGGCCTTCGTTGTGGGCATCATCTTGATGTTCACCGTGGCCGAGCCGATCCTCAACTTCGTGTCGCAACCCCTTGCCGACGTGCTGCGTGCGCGCGGTGAGGACGCGCGCCTGATCTTCACCGCGCCGCAAGAGAAGTTTTTCGTGTTGATCCGCATCTCCATCATCATGGGTTTCGCGGTCTCTTTTCCGGTCATTGCGCATCAGCTGTGGCGCTTCGTGGCGCCGGGCCTCTACAAGTCTGAGAAAGGCGCGATCCTGCCCTTCCTTGTGGCGTCTCCGGTACTGTTCACCATCGGCGCGGCCTTTGCGCATTATGTCGTCACGCCGCTGGCGATGAACTTCTTCATCGGCTTTTCCGATGCGATCCCGGCCCTGGCCAACCTGATTGCGGGCGATGGCACGTTTGAGAACCCCGACAACGACGGTGAGTTGCAGACGATCTTCCTTGGCTCGGTCAAGGAATCCCTGGATCTGGCGCTGAAATTCATCTTCGCTTTCGGCCTCTGCTTCCAGCTTCCGGTGCTGTTGACCCTGATGGGCAAGGCGGGCCTTGTATCCGCACAGGGGCTGGCGGATGTGCGAAAATGGGCCGTCGTCGGTATCCTGACGCTCGCCGCCCTGGTGACACCGCCGGACGTGATCACCCAGGTGATCCTGTTTACGGTTGTCTATGGTTTGTATGAGATCTCCATCCAACTGGTGCGTTGGGTCGAGCATTCCCGCAACAAGAGGTTGCGCGCGGAGGGGATCCTCGACGAAGGAGAGGAACTCTAA
- a CDS encoding ATP-binding protein: MSDEILTRIADALERLRPPPAIVPDLAAAEAFVWHANPDALEPVANVNRVDLGLLHGIDRARDTLMANTRQFARGLPANNALLWGARGMGKSSLVKAVHGAISEEETGLKLVEIQREDLPSVGRLLALLRGIDARVILYCDDLSFSHDDQHYKSLKAVLDGGVTGRPDNVVFYATSNRRHLMPRDMIENERGSAINPAEAVEEKVSLSDRFGLWLGFHTCDQDAYLSMIRGYCDAYGVAISDAEMRAEAVEWQATRGSRSGRVAWQYFTDLAGRRGVVLNG, encoded by the coding sequence GTGTCTGACGAGATTCTGACCCGGATCGCCGACGCGTTGGAGCGTCTGCGCCCGCCCCCTGCAATAGTGCCCGATCTGGCCGCAGCCGAGGCTTTCGTCTGGCATGCCAATCCCGATGCGTTGGAGCCGGTGGCCAACGTTAACCGCGTAGACCTTGGCCTGTTGCACGGCATCGACCGCGCCCGCGATACGCTGATGGCCAACACGCGCCAGTTTGCGCGTGGATTGCCGGCCAATAACGCGCTTCTCTGGGGCGCGCGGGGCATGGGGAAATCCTCGCTGGTCAAGGCGGTGCACGGCGCGATTTCCGAGGAAGAGACCGGCCTGAAACTGGTGGAGATTCAGCGCGAGGATCTGCCCTCTGTCGGGCGGCTACTGGCGCTTCTGCGCGGTATCGATGCGCGGGTGATCCTGTATTGCGACGACTTGTCGTTCAGCCACGATGACCAACATTACAAATCCTTGAAAGCGGTGCTGGATGGCGGCGTGACGGGGCGGCCCGACAACGTGGTGTTCTATGCAACGTCGAACCGACGCCACTTGATGCCGCGTGACATGATCGAGAACGAGCGCGGCTCGGCCATCAATCCGGCTGAGGCGGTGGAAGAAAAAGTGTCCCTGTCCGACCGTTTCGGCCTATGGCTTGGGTTTCACACCTGCGACCAGGACGCTTACCTGTCGATGATCCGAGGTTACTGCGACGCTTACGGCGTGGCGATTTCCGACGCGGAAATGCGCGCCGAAGCCGTGGAATGGCAAGCGACACGCGGGTCGCGTTCAGGCCGGGTGGCGTGGCAATACTTCACCGACTTGGCGGGCCGTCGGGGCGTTGTGCTGAACGGTTAG
- a CDS encoding alkane 1-monooxygenase, whose amino-acid sequence MPVIARYAAITLPPMFLLLLAGTAWGGFAWIAFLWLTVVTAVADRLLTPPKATPAEEETVPWSDVLSVGLAFGHVLVLLSTASALTSGALTFWQSVALFFATASFFGQVSHPNAHELIHRVPIGLRALGAAVYTSVGFGHHVSAHRLVHHRHVGTEADPNTPRPGESFWEYLPRAWRGSFEAGAECEVDRLERKGRGANHITNPYWVWLGGAGLTLVIVTLMTGVGGALVLVGLSALTGAQILMSDYVQHYGLQRLILPNGRYEPVAAHHSWNAPKGFSTYLMMNAPAHSEHHMHPDRPYERLNPEAEVPTLPFSMPVMAMIAMLPGIWSRMMDRRALKVMEAAEAMHIAALTPAPDPAPATDPAPATDPAPATAPSPIHPNELRDQMAAAQSSPKAPTTPMAARAPAPTVSPKVDDEDQDLLQKIRAATQ is encoded by the coding sequence ATGCCTGTCATCGCCCGTTACGCCGCGATCACATTGCCCCCGATGTTCCTGCTTTTGTTGGCAGGTACCGCTTGGGGCGGCTTCGCGTGGATTGCCTTTTTATGGTTAACCGTTGTCACCGCCGTCGCCGACCGCCTGCTAACGCCGCCCAAGGCCACTCCTGCGGAAGAAGAGACTGTGCCGTGGTCAGACGTCTTGTCGGTGGGCCTCGCCTTCGGGCACGTGCTGGTGCTTTTGTCGACGGCCTCGGCGCTGACGTCGGGCGCGTTGACCTTTTGGCAATCCGTCGCGCTGTTTTTCGCCACGGCCTCTTTCTTCGGCCAGGTCAGCCATCCCAATGCTCATGAGTTGATCCACCGTGTGCCCATCGGGCTGCGGGCGCTTGGCGCGGCCGTCTATACCTCTGTGGGCTTCGGCCACCACGTCTCGGCCCACCGTCTTGTGCACCACCGCCACGTGGGCACCGAGGCCGATCCCAACACCCCCCGGCCCGGCGAAAGCTTCTGGGAGTACCTGCCCCGCGCCTGGCGCGGCTCGTTCGAGGCAGGCGCGGAATGCGAGGTCGACCGGTTGGAGCGTAAAGGCCGCGGCGCCAACCACATCACCAATCCCTATTGGGTCTGGCTTGGTGGCGCAGGCCTTACCCTGGTGATCGTGACGCTGATGACCGGCGTTGGCGGCGCGCTGGTGCTGGTGGGCCTCTCGGCGCTGACAGGTGCGCAGATCCTGATGTCGGACTACGTGCAGCACTATGGGCTGCAACGTCTCATCTTGCCCAATGGCCGGTACGAGCCCGTGGCCGCCCATCACAGCTGGAACGCGCCCAAGGGCTTCTCCACATACCTGATGATGAACGCCCCCGCCCATTCGGAACACCACATGCACCCCGACCGCCCCTATGAACGGCTCAACCCCGAGGCCGAGGTCCCCACCCTACCCTTTTCGATGCCCGTCATGGCGATGATCGCCATGCTTCCCGGCATCTGGTCACGGATGATGGACCGGCGCGCACTGAAGGTGATGGAGGCGGCGGAAGCGATGCACATCGCGGCCCTCACACCGGCCCCGGACCCCGCCCCTGCGACGGACCCCGCCCCTGCGACGGACCCCGCCCCTGCGACGGCTCCCTCCCCTATTCACCCTAACGAATTGCGCGATCAGATGGCGGCTGCACAATCCAGCCCCAAGGCTCCCACCACGCCCATGGCAGCGAGGGCACCTGCGCCCACCGTGTCGCCCAAGGTGGACGACGAAGATCAGGACCTGCTCCAAAAGATCCGCGCCGCAACGCAATAA
- the ftsY gene encoding signal recognition particle-docking protein FtsY produces the protein MSFFRKMKERMFKSSSKLDEGLDAIIEEGAVAAGDEQDTPPEVPAPAPDVEMPAPAPDVEMPAPVPDVEMPVPAPDVEMPVPAREVEVPTPAPTPEIVPTPAPETEPTPESTPEPEPTPEPIPDPEPGSDPEPAPDPEPTPTPEIEPEAPETRSRAKPGLLGRLLGRTVEPKRALDDDMLEQLEELLIASDMGVDIALRVTANMAEGRYGKLLSATEIKELLSAEITRVMEPVARPLPIYPKTPQVVLVVGVNGSGKTTTIGKLSSQFRAAGKKVVIAAGDTFRAAAVEQLQVWGERAGVPVLTAPEGSDPAALAYDAMVKAEADGADLLMIDTAGRLQNRTDLMEELAKIVRVIRKKDPDAPHNTLLVLDATTGQNALRQVELFGQMADVSGLVMTKLDGTAKGGVLVALADKFGLPIHAIGVGEQIDDLQPFDPEEFADALVGLDRS, from the coding sequence ATGTCCTTTTTCCGCAAAATGAAGGAACGGATGTTCAAATCCTCGTCGAAACTGGACGAGGGGCTGGATGCGATCATCGAAGAGGGCGCCGTGGCGGCCGGAGATGAGCAGGACACGCCGCCTGAAGTCCCGGCGCCTGCGCCTGACGTCGAAATGCCCGCGCCTGCGCCGGATGTCGAAATGCCTGCACCTGTGCCTGACGTCGAGATGCCTGTGCCTGCGCCCGATGTCGAAATGCCCGTCCCCGCCCGCGAGGTCGAGGTGCCGACCCCCGCGCCCACGCCGGAGATTGTACCGACACCTGCCCCTGAAACGGAGCCGACCCCTGAGTCCACGCCCGAACCGGAGCCTACCCCTGAGCCTATCCCGGACCCTGAGCCCGGGTCGGACCCAGAGCCTGCGCCGGACCCAGAGCCGACCCCTACGCCAGAGATCGAACCCGAGGCTCCTGAGACCCGGTCCCGTGCAAAGCCCGGCCTTTTGGGCCGCCTTCTGGGCCGCACGGTCGAGCCCAAGCGTGCTCTGGACGATGACATGCTGGAGCAGCTTGAAGAGCTGCTAATCGCCTCGGACATGGGCGTCGACATTGCCTTGCGCGTCACCGCCAACATGGCCGAGGGGCGCTATGGCAAATTGCTGTCCGCGACCGAGATCAAGGAACTGCTGTCGGCCGAGATCACCCGCGTGATGGAACCCGTCGCCCGCCCCCTGCCGATCTACCCCAAGACGCCCCAAGTGGTGCTTGTGGTTGGCGTGAATGGCTCGGGCAAGACGACGACGATCGGTAAGCTCTCCAGCCAGTTCCGCGCCGCCGGCAAGAAGGTTGTGATCGCGGCTGGCGATACTTTCCGTGCCGCCGCGGTGGAACAGCTTCAGGTCTGGGGGGAGCGTGCAGGCGTGCCCGTGCTGACCGCGCCCGAAGGCTCGGACCCTGCCGCGCTGGCCTATGACGCGATGGTCAAGGCCGAGGCCGACGGGGCAGATCTGCTGATGATTGACACCGCAGGCCGATTGCAAAACCGCACCGATCTGATGGAAGAGCTGGCCAAGATCGTGCGTGTCATCCGCAAGAAAGACCCCGACGCGCCGCACAACACGCTGCTGGTGCTGGATGCGACCACCGGCCAGAATGCCCTGCGTCAGGTGGAGCTGTTTGGCCAGATGGCCGACGTTTCGGGGCTTGTGATGACCAAGCTGGACGGCACCGCAAAGGGTGGTGTCCTGGTGGCTCTGGCGGACAAGTTCGGCTTGCCCATACATGCTATTGGCGTCGGAGAGCAGATTGATGATTTGCAGCCATTTGACCCGGAAGAATTTGCTGATGCCCTTGTGGGGCTTGACCGTTCCTGA
- a CDS encoding DMT family transporter gives MGAWLQSIEGTEQGATVALILALTAAVLHAVFGALQKGRHDPMLARGAIDASYGLMAAPIALFVVPWPEPHMWPIFAGAFIIHSFYKFAVLAAFRRGAFTVVYPVMRGTGPLFTVIGAWLIFDETFSGTQWFGVVVLLAGLYGLAAYNMARVTVARDTLVNALLFAVLTGVFVALYTTYDAYGIRATADPFTFLAWFFFIDGLLFPVLATRFYLRLPTKPTLGPLALRGIAGGFIAFASFGSIMLATRLDQVGEAAVLRETSTVFAALIGWLFLREPVGPVRAALMALIAAGAVIVEAGG, from the coding sequence GTGGGCGCTTGGCTTCAAAGCATCGAGGGCACAGAGCAGGGCGCCACGGTTGCCTTGATCCTCGCGCTGACAGCCGCTGTCTTGCACGCCGTGTTCGGTGCCCTGCAAAAGGGCCGACACGACCCCATGTTGGCGCGCGGTGCCATTGATGCCAGTTACGGCCTGATGGCCGCGCCGATCGCGCTTTTCGTTGTCCCTTGGCCCGAACCGCATATGTGGCCGATCTTCGCGGGCGCGTTCATCATTCACAGCTTCTACAAATTCGCCGTCCTGGCCGCATTCCGTCGTGGTGCCTTCACCGTCGTCTACCCGGTGATGCGCGGCACCGGGCCACTCTTCACCGTTATCGGAGCTTGGCTGATTTTTGATGAGACCTTCAGCGGCACCCAATGGTTTGGCGTCGTTGTCCTTCTCGCAGGGCTTTACGGGCTTGCGGCCTACAACATGGCCCGCGTCACGGTTGCCCGCGATACGCTTGTCAACGCGCTGCTCTTCGCGGTGCTGACGGGCGTGTTCGTCGCGCTCTACACCACCTACGACGCCTACGGGATCCGTGCGACGGCTGACCCCTTCACCTTCCTCGCATGGTTTTTCTTCATCGACGGCCTGCTTTTCCCCGTTCTCGCCACGCGCTTCTACCTGCGCCTGCCCACCAAACCCACCCTTGGCCCCTTGGCACTCAGGGGCATCGCGGGGGGCTTTATCGCTTTCGCCTCCTTCGGCTCTATCATGCTTGCCACGCGCCTTGACCAAGTGGGCGAGGCGGCGGTTCTGCGCGAAACCTCAACGGTTTTCGCGGCGCTGATTGGCTGGCTCTTCCTGCGCGAACCCGTTGGTCCCGTCCGCGCCGCTTTGATGGCTTTGATCGCGGCGGGCGCGGTGATAGTTGAAGCCGGAGGATAG
- a CDS encoding inner membrane-spanning protein YciB codes for MAEKQINPWLKNGLELGPPLLFFIAYLRLQDKTVTVAGTDYDGFILATAIFVPILLASTAILWKLTGVISRIQVFTAILVVFFGALTIWFNDDRFFKMKTTIVYAFFAGALGIGLLRGQSYLKFLMGDRLPMADEGWMIMTKRLALAFVAMGVTNEIVWRTQSDQFWVTFETFALPAFLFVVFMSQAPLIERFSLPDGEDDQSPGDPS; via the coding sequence ATGGCTGAAAAACAGATCAACCCCTGGCTGAAAAACGGCTTGGAACTGGGCCCGCCCCTACTGTTTTTCATCGCGTACCTGCGCTTGCAGGACAAAACCGTCACTGTGGCGGGCACCGACTATGACGGCTTCATACTCGCCACGGCCATCTTCGTGCCGATCCTGCTGGCCTCAACCGCGATCCTGTGGAAGCTTACGGGTGTCATCTCACGGATTCAGGTCTTCACCGCGATCCTTGTGGTCTTCTTTGGCGCACTCACGATCTGGTTTAACGACGATCGGTTCTTCAAGATGAAGACCACCATCGTCTACGCCTTCTTCGCGGGTGCCCTGGGAATCGGCTTGTTGCGCGGCCAATCCTACCTGAAATTCCTGATGGGTGACCGCCTGCCGATGGCGGACGAGGGCTGGATGATCATGACGAAACGCCTTGCACTGGCCTTTGTCGCCATGGGCGTCACCAACGAAATCGTCTGGCGCACACAATCGGATCAATTCTGGGTCACGTTCGAGACCTTCGCGCTTCCGGCGTTCCTGTTTGTCGTCTTCATGTCGCAGGCCCCATTGATCGAGCGGTTCAGCCTCCCCGACGGGGAGGACGACCAGAGCCCGGGCGATCCGTCTTAG
- a CDS encoding pseudouridine synthase codes for MVDGERIAKRLSRAGVASRREAERMIAAGRVSVNGAVIESPALNVTETDVILVDDAPLPALERPRLWMYHKPTGLVTSNSDEKGRETVFDKLPDGLPRVMSVGRLDMNSEGLLLLTNDGGVKRQLELPSTGWLRKYRVRMKGNPKDEDFAPLRRGIVAEGERFQPMEVSLDRVQGANAWITVGLREGKNREIRRAMAELGFEVNRLIRVSYGPFRLGELKAGEVEEIKSRVLRDQLGLDAATEGHAEAKPKPAFKGKRRKAPPKGAAPGGAHRVGSRSEGGKPKAAKAGRADLGGRGAGKRGGSSSKTDRPGSGRPPRRGG; via the coding sequence ATGGTTGATGGTGAACGAATAGCAAAGCGGCTGAGCCGCGCGGGTGTGGCATCGCGGCGCGAGGCGGAGCGGATGATCGCGGCCGGACGCGTGAGCGTCAACGGCGCGGTGATCGAGAGCCCGGCGTTGAACGTTACCGAGACGGACGTGATCCTTGTCGATGACGCCCCCCTGCCCGCGTTGGAACGCCCACGTCTGTGGATGTATCACAAGCCCACGGGGCTGGTGACAAGCAATTCCGACGAGAAGGGCCGCGAGACGGTGTTCGACAAGCTGCCGGACGGGTTGCCGCGGGTGATGTCGGTGGGGCGGCTGGACATGAACTCGGAAGGGTTGCTGCTGCTGACCAACGACGGCGGGGTGAAACGGCAGTTGGAACTGCCCTCCACCGGCTGGCTCCGGAAGTATCGCGTCCGGATGAAGGGCAATCCGAAGGACGAGGATTTCGCCCCCCTGCGGCGCGGGATCGTGGCCGAGGGTGAGCGGTTTCAACCCATGGAGGTGTCACTCGATCGGGTGCAGGGAGCCAACGCCTGGATCACCGTGGGCCTGCGAGAGGGCAAGAACCGAGAGATCCGGCGCGCCATGGCCGAGTTGGGGTTTGAGGTGAACCGCTTGATCCGCGTGTCCTACGGCCCGTTCCGCCTGGGAGAGTTGAAGGCGGGCGAGGTCGAAGAGATCAAGAGCCGCGTCTTACGGGACCAACTGGGACTGGACGCCGCAACCGAAGGCCATGCGGAAGCAAAGCCCAAGCCTGCTTTCAAGGGCAAGCGCCGGAAGGCACCGCCAAAAGGCGCCGCGCCAGGGGGCGCCCACCGGGTAGGGTCCCGTTCGGAGGGCGGAAAGCCGAAAGCCGCAAAAGCTGGCCGCGCTGACCTCGGCGGGCGCGGGGCCGGAAAACGCGGGGGCAGTTCATCTAAGACGGATCGCCCGGGCTCTGGTCGTCCTCCCCGTCGGGGAGGCTGA
- a CDS encoding nucleoside deaminase, translated as MTQKTSQFTSFMDAALAEARSAAARGEVPVGAVITRNGQIIARAGNRTRELHDPTAHAETLAIREACAALKSERLPDCDLWVTLEPCPACAATISAARLKRLYYAAPDPKSGGVCHGPRIFTHPQAHHAPEVYSGLLEDQSAALLRAFFASKR; from the coding sequence ATGACGCAAAAGACGAGCCAATTCACTTCTTTCATGGACGCGGCCTTGGCCGAGGCCCGCTCTGCCGCCGCCCGTGGTGAGGTGCCCGTGGGCGCTGTCATCACCCGGAACGGCCAGATCATCGCGCGGGCGGGCAACCGTACGCGCGAACTTCACGACCCCACGGCCCACGCTGAAACCCTCGCCATCCGCGAAGCTTGCGCAGCTCTCAAATCCGAGCGTCTTCCCGACTGCGACCTCTGGGTCACGCTGGAACCTTGCCCCGCTTGCGCCGCCACCATTTCGGCGGCCCGCCTCAAACGCCTCTACTACGCTGCCCCGGATCCAAAATCCGGCGGCGTCTGCCACGGTCCCCGGATCTTCACGCACCCCCAGGCCCACCACGCGCCTGAGGTCTACTCCGGTCTTCTCGAAGACCAATCCGCCGCCCTTCTGCGTGCCTTCTTCGCCTCCAAGCGCTAA
- a CDS encoding N-acetylmuramoyl-L-alanine amidase: MHRPRPSRRYPPLKASPLKSQNFGERRDGLRPELVVIHYTAMKDCAAAAKALCDPLRQVSAHYLIGRDGEVFNLVPEAMRAWHAGAGEWRGRGDVNSRSIGIELDNDGLSPFSEPLLTALETLLGSRLLADWGIGPEGVIGHSDMAPGRKIDPGRRFDWQRLARQGLAVWSEATGKAVDAARFRTDALAFGYPDVEADLLLEIVRMRFRPWAHGPLDGDDCAVMADLAARYGYGS, translated from the coding sequence ATGCACCGGCCGAGACCTTCGAGGCGCTACCCGCCATTGAAGGCTAGCCCCTTGAAAAGTCAAAACTTCGGGGAGCGGCGCGACGGCCTGCGCCCTGAGTTGGTGGTGATTCATTATACAGCGATGAAGGATTGTGCAGCGGCGGCGAAAGCACTGTGCGACCCGCTGCGACAGGTCTCGGCCCATTACTTGATCGGGCGGGATGGTGAGGTGTTTAACCTTGTCCCCGAAGCGATGCGCGCGTGGCATGCGGGGGCGGGGGAATGGCGCGGGCGCGGGGATGTGAATTCCCGCTCCATCGGGATCGAGTTGGACAATGACGGCCTGTCGCCCTTTTCCGAGCCTTTGCTGACAGCTTTGGAGACGCTCCTCGGCTCGCGCCTCCTCGCGGATTGGGGAATCGGGCCGGAAGGGGTGATCGGGCACTCTGACATGGCCCCGGGGCGCAAGATCGACCCGGGACGGCGGTTCGATTGGCAAAGGTTGGCGCGGCAAGGTTTGGCCGTGTGGTCGGAGGCCACGGGCAAGGCGGTGGACGCGGCGCGATTTCGGACAGATGCCTTGGCCTTCGGGTATCCGGATGTTGAGGCGGACCTGCTGTTGGAGATCGTGCGCATGCGGTTCCGGCCTTGGGCACACGGGCCGCTCGATGGTGATGATTGCGCCGTGATGGCCGATTTGGCGGCGCGATATGGGTACGGCTCCTAA
- the gatA gene encoding Asp-tRNA(Asn)/Glu-tRNA(Gln) amidotransferase subunit GatA, which yields MSDLNALTIAAARDALRTGEVTSVDLTQACLSAIDAADALGAFAHKTPELALERAAAADKRIAAGDAPDMCGIPVGIKDLFCTEGVPSQAASKILEGFKPEYESTVSGKLRDAGAVMLGKLNMDEFAMGSSNETSVYGNAVNPWRAGNSDAALTPGGSSGGSASAVAADLCLAATGTDTGGSIRQPAAFTGTVGLKPTYGRCSRWGIVAFASSLDQAGPMTKTVRDAAIMGRAMMGHDAKDSTSANHGVPDFESMLTGNVKGIVIGIPKEYRMDGMPAEIEKLWADGTAMLKDAGAEIRDISLPHTKYALPAYYVIAPAEASSNLARYDGVRFGYRAKLAPGDGITEMYEKTRAEGFGAEVQRRVMVGTYVLSAGFYDAYYNRARRVRALIKRDFDEVFAAGVDAILTPATPSAAFELGKQVSDPVEMYLNDVFTVTVNLAGLPGVAVPTGLDRDGLPLGLQLIGKPWEEGELLNTAYALETAAGFVEKPTRWW from the coding sequence ATGTCTGATTTGAATGCTTTGACCATCGCCGCCGCCCGTGACGCCCTGCGCACAGGGGAGGTCACATCGGTCGACCTGACGCAGGCATGCCTGTCCGCGATCGACGCCGCAGACGCGCTTGGGGCCTTCGCGCACAAGACGCCCGAGCTGGCGCTGGAACGTGCCGCGGCTGCCGACAAGCGGATCGCAGCGGGGGATGCCCCCGACATGTGCGGCATCCCCGTGGGCATCAAAGACTTGTTTTGCACCGAAGGCGTGCCCTCCCAGGCCGCCTCCAAGATTCTTGAAGGGTTCAAGCCGGAATACGAATCCACCGTTTCGGGCAAGTTGCGCGATGCCGGTGCGGTCATGTTGGGCAAGTTGAACATGGACGAATTCGCCATGGGCTCGTCGAACGAGACCTCGGTTTACGGCAATGCGGTGAACCCCTGGCGCGCGGGCAATTCCGACGCGGCGCTGACGCCGGGCGGGTCTTCGGGCGGCTCGGCCAGCGCTGTTGCCGCGGACTTGTGCCTTGCGGCGACCGGTACGGATACCGGCGGGTCCATTCGTCAGCCTGCGGCCTTTACCGGCACGGTCGGATTGAAGCCCACGTATGGGCGGTGCTCTCGCTGGGGGATCGTGGCCTTCGCCTCGTCCCTCGACCAGGCCGGACCAATGACCAAGACGGTGCGCGATGCGGCCATCATGGGCCGGGCGATGATGGGCCATGACGCGAAGGACAGCACCTCTGCCAACCATGGCGTGCCGGATTTCGAATCCATGCTGACCGGCAACGTCAAAGGCATCGTCATTGGCATTCCCAAAGAATACCGGATGGACGGGATGCCCGCCGAGATCGAGAAATTGTGGGCCGATGGCACCGCGATGCTGAAGGACGCAGGCGCGGAGATCCGCGATATCAGCCTGCCCCACACGAAATACGCCCTACCCGCCTACTACGTGATCGCCCCCGCCGAGGCGTCGTCGAACCTTGCGCGTTATGATGGTGTGCGCTTCGGCTACCGTGCCAAACTGGCACCGGGCGACGGCATCACCGAGATGTACGAAAAGACCCGCGCCGAAGGCTTCGGGGCCGAGGTGCAGCGCCGCGTCATGGTCGGCACTTACGTGCTATCCGCTGGCTTCTACGACGCCTATTACAACCGCGCCCGCCGCGTGCGCGCGCTGATCAAGCGCGACTTCGATGAGGTTTTCGCAGCGGGCGTCGATGCGATCTTGACACCCGCCACCCCAAGCGCGGCTTTCGAATTGGGCAAACAGGTCTCCGACCCGGTGGAAATGTACCTCAACGACGTGTTCACCGTGACGGTGAACCTTGCGGGTCTGCCGGGCGTAGCCGTGCCAACGGGGCTGGATCGCGACGGCTTGCCGTTGGGTTTGCAGCTGATCGGCAAGCCCTGGGAAGAAGGCGAACTGCTGAACACCGCCTATGCCCTGGAAACCGCTGCGGGCTTTGTGGAAAAGCCGACGCGTTGGTGGTAG
- the gatC gene encoding Asp-tRNA(Asn)/Glu-tRNA(Gln) amidotransferase subunit GatC, which translates to MSIDVATAAKVAKLARIKVEDDALPALAQEFNAILGFIEQLEEVDVEGVEPMVSVTPMALPRREDVVTDGNQQAKVLANAPDAREGFFSVPKVVE; encoded by the coding sequence ATGTCCATCGATGTAGCGACCGCCGCAAAGGTCGCCAAGCTTGCCCGTATCAAGGTTGAAGACGACGCGCTGCCTGCCCTGGCGCAGGAATTCAACGCGATCCTCGGGTTCATCGAACAGCTTGAAGAAGTGGATGTGGAGGGCGTGGAGCCCATGGTCTCGGTCACGCCGATGGCCCTGCCCCGCCGCGAAGACGTGGTGACGGATGGCAACCAGCAGGCCAAGGTTCTGGCCAACGCGCCCGACGCGCGCGAAGGCTTCTTCTCGGTCCCGAAGGTAGTTGAATAA